tttcatgttcttgatcgtgcgataaaactggttgtaagattgttcctcctttaactcttgAGTTGCTCTAATATTTAGTACATGACACCTAAGAAGAAgacaagaactggccaaagagccaatgtcaccctagGTGTGACAGTTGATCCTATAATGGATGATGCAGGTGAGCACCCAACGAGTGaggatattcctccagttactgcactgcctgactctactacaattgatcagaccgcacctgtccctacacccgctgaaggtgcaacagttcctcaaactgatataccagttccacctccagttccaacTTCTGATTCTGctatttctgatgttgatcttagatGAGCCATACAGAtattggctcaaatagtggcttcctagGCCTAGAGGCCaaatgttgcacctacttcttccagtcagccaggggatttgATAAATAATATAATCTCCAAATCTTACTGAGAcggaggcagtggaattggcttcccatttcggagcttcatttttgggtttttataacctgaCTCCAATTCGTTATTTAGACTCTATGGACCATTCCTGAAGGGAGAACTTGATATTGTGAGTGAGAGAAAAGGCTCTAGAGAGGGAGAGAGTTCCACAATCAATTATTCCCCAATTCTTACTCAAAATCTTGGAAGAATTAACCATTATAAGAACAGATTATGCAGCAGATAAACCTTTGAGTCAAAATATTCTTATACCCAACtaatactttgaacacattctcgaaggataacatcatatgataagagcatccggaacacattttgaaaaTATACCTTTCAAAGGAGATTAAACTCACAAGGCCTAGGTTGTTCAACTTGCGTGGTTTGTAATTATCTTTCCATTAATTAATTCCACATTAAATCTGATTTCttgctttgtatcaaattagatcacatatccttaaaaccgcgtataaattcgattgttatccgattttgatggtaaacagtttggcgcccaccgtggggctaaggataacactCATAGCGAAAATTTCTAATCACAGTTGCTGCTCAAAACTACCCAATACCTTTAATAAACCTCTTGGATGACCCtattgctaccctctcgctccattctgttcttcAAGTTGCGAGTCTCTATGGCTTGAGCGAATTCCACCATATTACCAtggttcatatcagaattcaaggcagttgtagcggcctcattaattaccaagagactaaggccctgcacaaaccggcgcactctagcctccatattgggcaacatgtaaatagcatagtTAAACAagtacgcgaatctcatatggtaatcccaaacacttaggctaccttgcctcaggttCTTAAACTCAGTagcatgggctgccttagtctcgtcaggcaagaaatgatcaatgaaggtaTCGGCAAATTCACCCCACTTCACCGAAGGggtcccttcttcacgggactcctcccatagttcaatccaagaatatgccacctctttcaggagGTAGGAAGCCAATTCCACTGACTCCGTCTCAGTAACACGTATAACTCGGaaagttttgtgcatctcatcaatgaagtctgggggtcctcctctgggttagtacccgtgaacactggaggatccaactggagaaacctgttcaccctggaactagaatcccctggctgactggaagaagtggtgcaacatttgatctctggtcggatttgtgtgccgaatgtggatgggctacgtgagttgattcttgaggggtccatagtttgtggtattccattcatctgggtgccacaaaaatgtatcaggacttgaggcagcactattggtggaggaggatgaagaaggaaatagtggggtttgtagctcaatgttttaactgtcagcaggtaaaatatgagcatcagagactgggtggcttgcttcagaggctagagattccagagtggaagtgggagcagatcactatggatttcgtagttaggctcccacggacttcgaggaagtttgatgctatttgggtggttgtgtatcggctgaccaagtccgtgcacttcattccagtgggcaccacttattcttcagagcagctggctgagatttacatccgagatattgtccgccttcacggtgtgctggtttctattattttagatagaggcacgcagtttacattgtAGTTTTGGAGAGTTGTAgagcgagagttgggcactcaagtggagttgagtacaacatttcaccctcagatggacgggcagtccaagcgcactattcagatattggaggatatgctatgtgcgtgtgtcattgattttgggggttcatgggaccagtttctgccactcgcagagtttgcttacaacaatagttatcactcgagcatctagatggccccttatgaggctttgtatgtgaggcggtgtagatctccggtgggttggtttgagcccggtgaggctaggattttgggtacaaacttggttcaagatgcattggacaaggttaaattgatacaggagcgacttcgcacagcgtagcctagacagaagagctatccCGATAGGAAGGACcgtgatgtgtcttacatggttagggagaaggttctgctgaaggtttcacctatgaagggtgttatgcggtttgggaaaaagggcaagttgagccctcggttcattgggccgtttgaggtacttcagagcattggggaggtggcatacaagcttgccttgccatctagcttgtcgagtgtgcatccagtatttcatatttctatgctccgaaaatatgttGGCgacccgtctcatgttttggatttcagcacggttcagttagatggtgaTTTAACTTGCGGTGTGGAACCGGTGGCTATTCTGGgtcgacaggttcgaaagttgaggtcaaaggatatagcttaagtgaaggtgcagtggagaggtcggcccgttgaggaggctacttgggagaccgagcgagagatgcgaagcagatatccacacctatttgagactccaggtatgtttctagaccccttcgaggacgaatgtttgcttaagaaggggaggatgtaccgacccgaccggtcgttttgagagttgtagccccgttccccttttCTGTTCATTTTTGTACTTCACCGTTGCTcatttgagttcccctatttattgtctactcctgtgggagattatcttgttgtggaccacgtgcATCAGTCGtgcttgattgctcttagtggttttgagaccagagtcaaTTTAGTATTACttagcatggtagactttgatgttatcttgggcatggactggtcgtcgccccattatgctattcttgattgtcacactaaaattgacgttggctatgcctggataaccgcgattagagtggagaggtaccttagagtatactcctaatagagttatttcttttcttaaagctcaacgaatggttgaaaaggggtgtgacgagtatctagcttatgtgagagattttAGTACTGGTACCCCTACAGTtcagtcagttccagtagtgagggactttccagatgcaTTTCCAGCTAATatttcgggcatgccacccgacagagatattgattttggcattaatttattgtcgggcactcagcccatctctattcctccatatcgtatggctcctcttgAATTGAAGGATTTGAATGAGCAGTtacaggagcttcttgataagggcttcatccagcctagtgtgtcaccttggggtactccggtattattcgtgaagaagaaggatagttctatgcgtaAGTGCATtaattatcgccagctgaacaaagtcacagtgaagaacatgtatccattgcctcgtattgatgatttatttgattagttacagggtgccagagtgttttccaagattgacttacattcatgttatcatcagttgaagattcgagagccagatatcccaaaaactgctttcaggactcggtatggtcactacgagtttcttgtgatatcatttgggctgaccaattccccagcaatatttatgcacttgatgcatagtgtgttccaACCCTATCTTGaatccttcatcattgtgtttattgatgacattcaggtgtactcccagactcgggaggatcatgagcagctcccgaggactgtgcttcagaccttgagagaaaagaagttatatgcgaaattttcaaagtgtgagttttggctagacttagtggcattcttgggtcatgtagtaagTGATGGGATCCAGTAGATCCAAAGAAGgtggaagtagtgcagagtttgcctagaccgtcatcagctacagtgatcaggagttttcttggtttttcggggtattaccgtcgttttatAGAAggattctcatccattgcagcacctatgactaggctgacccaaaagggtgctccattcagatggataTAGAAGtctgaggagagctttcagaagctcaagacaactttgactacagccccagtattgatattgcctacgggttcggggtcttatactgtatattgtgatgcattgcaGATTGGTCTTGgtgtggtgttgatgcaggacggtagggtgattgcctacgtgtctagacaactgaaggtgcatgaaaagaactatcatgtccatgaccttgggttagcagctattgttcatgccttgaagatttggcggcactatttgtatgatgttccttgtgatatctacaccgatcaccggagtttgcagtatctgttcaaGAAGAAGGATTTTAATTTTCGTCAGAGgtggtggttagagctgcttaaggattttgatatcaccattttgtaccaccctaggaaggccaatgtggtggccaattcTTTGGGTatccgggcagagagtttggggtgCTTAGCTTATCTACCAGCAGTAAAGAGGCCcgtggcgttggatgttcaggccttagccagccagtttgtgagattggatatttcttagccgagtcgagtgttagcttgtgtggtctctcggtcttctctttaggatcgtatcagggagcgtcagtatgatgacccccatctacttgtccttaaggacacggtcaagcacggtgatgctaaggaggtcactattggggatgatggtgcattgaggatgcagggcagacaatgtgtgcctaatgtggatggtttgcatgagctgattctccaggaggctcacagttcgatgtactccattcatccgggtgtcgcaaatatgtatcaggacttgaggaagcattactggtggagaagaatgaagaaggacatagtggaatacgtagctcggtgtctgaattgccagtaggtaaagaatgagcatcagcggctaggtggattgcttcaaaggttagagattccggagtggaaatgggagcgtattaccatggacttcatagttggtctcccatggactcaggggaggtttgatgcaatttgggtgattgtggataggttgaccaagtcagctcatttcattcctgtgatgactacctattctttttaggagttggctcgaatttatatccgcgagattgtcatgcttcatggcataccagtatctatcatctctgaccagggtacgcaatttacatcatggttctggagggccgtacatcatgagttgggtactcgagtggagatgagcacaacatttcaccctcagacggacggataatctgagcgcactattcagatattagaggatattccccgcgcatgtgtgatagatttgggaggttcttgggatcagttctttccacttgcggagtttatctacaacaatagttatcaatcgcacattcagatggcaccgtatgagtctctgtatggtaggcggtgtcggtctctagtgggttggttcgagccaggcgaggtgcgattattgggtacagacttggttcaggatgccctggataaggtgaaggtaattcaggatcgacttcgcacagcccagtctagacagaaaTGTTATGCgtatcggaaggttcgcgatgttgcattcatggttggagagcgggtcttgctctgggtttcacctacgaagggcgttatgaggttcgggaagaagggcaagatgagacCAAGGTCTATCAGTCCATTCGAGGTGTTTCggtgtgttggggaggttgcttatgagcttggcTTACCTCCCAGTAtagtaggagttcatccggtattccatatttctatgcttcgaaagtatcacggtgatctgtctcatgtgttggattttagttcagtccagttggacaaggatctatcttatgttaaggagctagtggttattttggacaggcaggttcgaaagctgaggtcgaagaacattgcttccgtgaagatTCTGTGGAGGAATCAGCCAGTCaaagaggtgacttgggagaccaagcaggaTATGCaaagccgttatcctcatcttttcaccacttcaggtatgtctctatactcgttcgaggacgaacgattgttttaaaagggggagtatgtaatgacccggccggtcgttttgagagttatagcctcgatcccctatttactgctttccccgtatctgtttcagcttatgtaacttgccgggaggttttattTTGGTTTTTAGGGTGTTTTGGgaaacttagtccctaaacggaagtttaagtcttgGGATTTTATCTGTATTTGAAACTATGTGAAGaagactctggaatagagtttcgtcggttccgttagccccgtttggtgattttggacttagaggcgtgtccggattgtgttttggaggtctgtagctcatttaggcttgaaatggcgaaagtcgaatttttggagattttgaccggtagtggactttttgatatcagggtcggaatccgatttcggaagttggtacaggtctgtaatgttgaatatggcttgtgtgtaaaatttg
This region of Nicotiana tomentosiformis chromosome 4, ASM39032v3, whole genome shotgun sequence genomic DNA includes:
- the LOC138909197 gene encoding uncharacterized protein gives rise to the protein MHKTFRVIRVTETESVELASYLLKEVAYSWIELWEESREEGTPSVKWGEFADTFIDHFLPDETKAAHATEFKNLRQGSLSVWDYHMRFAYLFNYAIYMLPNMEARVRRFVQGLSLLVINEAATTALNSDMNHGNMVEFAQAIETRNLKNRMEREGSNRVIQEVY